One part of the Alosa alosa isolate M-15738 ecotype Scorff River chromosome 4, AALO_Geno_1.1, whole genome shotgun sequence genome encodes these proteins:
- the atxn7l2b gene encoding LOW QUALITY PROTEIN: ataxin-7-like protein 2b (The sequence of the model RefSeq protein was modified relative to this genomic sequence to represent the inferred CDS: deleted 1 base in 1 codon) translates to MMAVRARAAAVMAASDRRSSIPVEFVGQSWSSWIDKTNVSASEASNTEECSKNVKKRMETMTLRKEDMSIYGHCPAHDDFFLVVCSHCGQVVKPQAFEKHCERRHGPLGKLYGDHSLSSPLKRPRPGRPPGPHSASREARDGRWQEPGSPRAPPPPATHRPTKAQKEGASALPGDKLSQGTPPSPPHSSAPSPRDPPWRHGAVQPSAPSPGEKPLQKGMQGPPVDVLSPLRGPRTYSRTYKKVHSKGKELDLDKHCGVLDPERKKVCTRLLTCNIHSIHQRRQVVGRSKNFDQLVTELKMGSKARERAPVLRETLETEPPCSETPVSQTGPPHCKRQPNHVNLRPRTPSESAVEEEMEVPAEVEEPTPQSNNHSRLSSDESEGEGQEETLDLPFSPWHPKPLGLCTFGSRALSCSVFTFDRRLHHLRSAVSAMVEQHISAHLWKKIPQVADTRPSRTPAAVASVPSSQDPSGGASTRASAASSSSSSSSSPALSSLRTSSSSLPPRAGRENTSGQSETKGIRPAAALGPGRPKNPVGRPSKQQLRQRELERSRRAEAGASPGTGGREEQSPSSARGSAARGYERQEERAFVASPDKSTTPASSRRPVNGALSLLSKPRPTAHTAQARSPSLAKRPAGPPSGHAPSTPPEHSSRGGGGGAGTGAGSGAGPHRRPDGYDHKGLGKKRKASGVSPPVTPSQPPKSLGLSSPSHSSFFSWKKDSKGAAASLGLEKKLDTQKPKLHH, encoded by the exons ATGATGGCGGTACGTGCACGCGCAGCAGCAGTAATGGCTGCTTCAGATCGGCGGAGTTCTATCCCAGTTGAGTTCGTAGGACAAAGTTGGAGCTCCTGGATAGATAAGACCAACGTTTCCGCATCGGAGG CGTCTAATACAGAAGAATGCAGCAAGAATGTGAAGAAAAGGATGGAAACTATGACACTCAGGAAAGAAG ATATGTCAATTTATGGCCACTGCCCAGCGCACGACGAC TTTTTCCTGGTGGTGTGCAGTCATTGTGGACAGGTGGTGAAGCCCCAGGCATTTGAGAAACACTGCGAGAGGCGACATGGGCCACTCGGCAAACTCTACGGCGACCACTCTCTGTCGAGCCCGCTGAAGCGACCTCGGCCTGGTCGTCCTCCTGGTCCGCACAGTGCCTCTCGGGAAGCGCGGGATGGCAGGTGGCAGGAGCCAGGATCGCCCAGGGCTCCACCGCCGCCTgccacacacaggcccacaaAAGCCCAGAAAGAGGGTGCCAG CGCGTTGCCAGGCGATAAGCTGTCCCAGGGAACCCCGCCATCACCACCCCACTCTTCTGCCCCTAGTCCTCGAGACCCTCCATGGCGCCACGGGGCAGTGCAACCCAGCGCACCCTCTCCTGGAGAGAAGCCCCTCCAGAAGGGCATGCAAGGACCACCTGTGGATGTTCTCAGCCCCTTGCGTGGGCCGAGAACCTACAGCCGAACCTACAAGAAAGTGCACAGtaagg GAAAGGAATTAGACCTGGACAAGCACTGTGGAGTACTTGATCCAGAGAGGAAGAAAGTTTGCACCAGGCTCCTGACATGTAAT ATCCACTCCATTCACCAGCGAAGGCAGGTTGTTGGAAGGAGCAAGAATTTTGACCAGCTGGTCACAGAGTTGAAAATGGGCTCGAAGGCTCGGGAGCGGGCCCCTGTTCTCAGAGAAACGCTAGAAACGGAGCCCCCCTGTTCTGAGACCCCCGTTAGCCAAACCGGGCCTCCTCACTGCAAACGTCAGCCAAACCATGTAAATCTCAG GCCCAGGACTCCCTCGGAGAGTGCTGTGGAAGAGGAGATGGAAGTTCCAGCAGAAGTGGAGGAACCCACGCCGCAGTCCAACAATCACAGTCGCCTTTCCAGCGACGAGAGCGAAGGAGAGGGCCAGGAGGAGACCCTAGACCTCCCGTTCAGTCCATGGCATCCCAAACCTCTTGGG TTGTGCACGTTTGGCAGTCGGGCACTGAGCTGCAGTGTCTTCACCTTCGACCGGCGGCTGCATCATCTGCGGTCAGCCGTGAGTGCCATGGTCGAGCAGCACATCAGCGCGCATCTCTGGAA GAAAATCCCCCAGGTGGCAGACACGCGGCCCAGCAGAACTCCAGCAGCGGTGGCATCTGTCCCCAGCTCTCAGGACCCCTCAGGCGGCGCCTCGACCCGTGCGTctgccgcctcctcctcctcctcatcctcttcgtCGCccgccctctcctccctcaggaCTAGCAGCTCCTCGCTCCCTCCGCGCGCGGGCAGGGAGAACACCTCAGGACAATCAGAGACTAAAGGCATCAGGCCGgccgcagccttggggcccggCCGACCCAAGAACCCCGTGGGCCGGCCCAGCAAGCAGCAGCTGCGCCAGCGCGAGCTGGAGCGGAGCCGACGGGCCGAGGCAGGGGCCTCGCCCGGCacgggggggagggaggagcagTCGCCATCATCCGCCCGCGGCAGCGCCGCCAGGGGCTACGAGCGGCAAGAGGAACGCGCCTTTGTGGCCTCCCCGGACAAGTCCACCACTCCCGCGTCTTCTCGGAGGCCTGTCAACGGGGCCCTGTCACTGTTGAGCAAGCCGCGGCCGACGGCGCACACAGCCCAGGCACGCTCGCCCTCGCTGGCCAAGCGGCCCGCGGGGCCTCCCTCCGGCCACGCTCCCTCCACACCCCCGGAGCACtccagcagaggaggaggaggaggcgcagGAACGGGTGCGGGCAGCGGCGCAGGACCACACCGGCGGCCCGACGGATACGACCACAAGGGCTTGGGCAAGAAACGCAAGGCCAGTGGTGTCTCACCTCCCGTGACCCCCTCGCAACCCCCCAAATCTCTGGGCCTGTCATCCCCCTCACATTCCAGCTTCTTCTCTTGGAAAAAGGACAGCAAAGGGGCGGCAGCCTCCCTTGGGCTGGAGAAGAAACTTGacacacagaag